In a single window of the uncultured Dysgonomonas sp. genome:
- a CDS encoding permease-like cell division protein FtsX — protein sequence MSDKRQPRTISLFTSGVISTISITLVLFLLGLTILVAFTGKGLAAYFKENMGMSIELTGNMDAATIQKTKDKIEANPYVKSTTYISKEEVKKQLVDDLGGDPEEVLGYDPSRSYFDVFIKSEYVNTDSIKKVEASFKDFKLTKGLSFKEEDIASANQNLSKVGSILLVLAVILILISFTLIRNTIQLNIYSKRFLINTMQLVGATNGFIRRPFIMSTVVSGIIAAILANVAITGVIYYFTNEYPELISIVTMTELLIVYGLVLILGILITVLATISAVNRYLRMTTNKLYHV from the coding sequence ATGTCTGATAAACGGCAACCTAGAACAATATCTTTATTTACCTCAGGAGTAATATCTACTATAAGTATCACTCTTGTGCTTTTTTTGTTGGGACTGACTATATTAGTGGCCTTCACCGGAAAAGGTTTGGCTGCATATTTTAAGGAAAATATGGGGATGTCTATCGAATTGACCGGGAATATGGACGCCGCTACTATTCAGAAAACGAAGGATAAAATAGAGGCCAACCCCTATGTTAAATCAACAACTTACATAAGTAAGGAAGAAGTTAAGAAACAACTGGTGGATGATCTGGGTGGAGATCCGGAAGAAGTGCTAGGTTATGACCCTTCGCGGAGTTATTTCGATGTGTTTATCAAATCGGAATACGTAAATACAGACAGTATAAAAAAAGTTGAAGCCAGCTTTAAGGATTTCAAATTGACCAAAGGCTTGTCTTTTAAAGAAGAGGATATCGCGTCGGCTAATCAGAACCTGTCGAAGGTGGGTTCTATCCTTCTTGTATTGGCCGTTATACTTATTCTTATATCTTTTACATTAATAAGGAATACAATACAATTAAATATATATTCGAAGCGTTTCTTAATTAATACAATGCAACTCGTTGGGGCAACGAATGGTTTTATCAGGCGTCCGTTTATAATGAGTACGGTTGTTTCTGGTATAATAGCTGCTATTTTGGCTAATGTAGCCATAACAGGGGTTATATACTACTTTACGAATGAATATCCCGAACTCATATCAATTGTAACAATGACCGAATTACTGATTGTATATGGACTTGTATTGATTCTGGGAATATTAATTACCGTTCTTGCTACAATATCTGCAGTAAACAGGTATTTAAGAATGACAACGAATAAACTTTATCACGTCTAA
- a CDS encoding DUF3098 domain-containing protein gives MDKKDFAFGKQNYIICAVSVVLIIVGFILMTGPASSVEGGFEPDIFSARRIVVAPMICFAGFLLMIVGILYPRKKELADEKKERD, from the coding sequence ATGGATAAGAAAGATTTTGCATTTGGCAAACAGAATTACATCATTTGTGCAGTATCTGTTGTTCTCATCATTGTAGGATTTATATTGATGACAGGACCTGCATCAAGTGTTGAAGGCGGTTTTGAACCGGATATTTTCAGTGCAAGGAGAATCGTTGTGGCGCCGATGATTTGTTTTGCAGGCTTTCTGCTCATGATTGTGGGCATTCTATATCCTCGTAAGAAGGAATTGGCTGACGAGAAGAAAGAACGCGACTAA
- a CDS encoding glycoside hydrolase family 88 protein, producing the protein MKVFSYIFFISVLCIGISCTDSKKKQFIEENTVFATHQTSDMLRNIGEPDGNNYPRTTNKEGKLVTTSMYDWTPGFFPGSLWYLYELSGDSVWKNNAEKWTTSLEPLKTFTAHHDLGFMMYCSYGNALRLAPKDEYKEIIIQSAYSLATRYSEKTKAIKSWNYHRSWDGEESHFPVIIDNMMNLELLLEASKLSGDKKLYDIAVAHANTTLKNHFRDDYSSYHVVCYDSLTGEIHHKVTAQGFSDNSTWARGQAWATYGFTMMYRETKDPAYLEAAIKIMNFYLKHLPEDLVPIWDFNVGQKSYIPKGNSYAVEFQASLKDASAAAIACSALFDLGNFSKNQDYTDTAINMLKNLASPSYRAQSGTNGDFLLMHCVGSIPHHSEIDVPLVYADYYFLESLVKYKKLSR; encoded by the coding sequence ATGAAAGTATTCTCTTATATATTTTTTATATCCGTTTTGTGCATTGGTATATCCTGTACTGATAGTAAAAAGAAACAGTTTATCGAAGAAAATACTGTTTTTGCGACACATCAAACTTCAGATATGCTAAGGAATATTGGTGAACCGGACGGCAACAACTATCCGAGAACTACGAATAAAGAAGGTAAACTGGTAACAACAAGTATGTATGACTGGACTCCCGGATTCTTTCCCGGTTCTCTATGGTATTTATACGAGCTATCTGGGGATTCTGTGTGGAAAAACAATGCTGAGAAATGGACCACCAGTCTGGAACCCTTAAAAACATTCACTGCCCACCATGATCTCGGGTTCATGATGTATTGTAGCTACGGGAACGCCCTTAGGCTGGCTCCTAAAGATGAATATAAAGAGATCATCATACAAAGTGCATATTCGCTGGCAACCCGTTACAGTGAGAAAACCAAAGCAATAAAGTCATGGAACTATCACAGATCGTGGGACGGAGAGGAATCTCATTTTCCTGTTATCATAGACAATATGATGAACCTCGAATTATTACTTGAAGCCTCAAAGTTGTCAGGAGATAAAAAACTATATGATATTGCTGTGGCACATGCAAATACAACTTTGAAAAATCATTTTAGAGATGATTACAGCAGCTATCATGTTGTTTGCTATGATTCGCTTACCGGGGAAATACACCATAAAGTTACGGCACAAGGCTTTAGCGACAATTCGACTTGGGCCAGAGGTCAGGCATGGGCAACATATGGCTTTACTATGATGTATCGTGAAACGAAAGACCCGGCTTATCTCGAAGCTGCTATTAAGATTATGAATTTCTATCTAAAACACCTTCCCGAAGATTTGGTTCCTATTTGGGATTTTAATGTAGGACAGAAAAGTTATATACCAAAAGGGAACTCCTATGCAGTGGAATTTCAAGCAAGCTTAAAAGATGCATCCGCTGCAGCAATAGCATGTTCAGCTTTGTTCGATCTGGGCAATTTCTCGAAGAATCAGGATTATACAGATACAGCCATAAATATGTTGAAGAATTTGGCTTCTCCTTCATACAGGGCACAATCAGGAACAAATGGTGATTTTCTGCTTATGCATTGTGTCGGAAGTATTCCCCACCATTCAGAAATTGATGTTCCATTAGTTTATGCTGATTATTACTTTCTGGAGTCATTAGTTAAATATAAGAAGCTATCACGTTAA
- a CDS encoding aldose epimerase family protein: protein MQTNETKSGLTPANFSGKVDGKDVQMYVLSNNKGAEATIINYGGKIVSLSVPDKNGKLTDVVLGHNNLAEYLNSEEPYFGAVCGRTGNRIAKGQFTLDGVTYKLAINNGPNNLHGGLKGFNAVVWDAKQIDNQTLELKYLSKDGEEGFPGNLNVKMTYTLTDNNEFSIDYEATTDKATILNLTNHSYFNLSGEGDPSINDHVLIMHASNYLPTDDTAIPYGKPEAVVGTPFDFTTPHAIGERIETDFEQLHFGKGYDHTMILDKKEGECALAVECYSPKTGIRMNISTSEPGVQIYTGNWMTGNFEGKHGHRYPMRAAVCFETQHFPDSVNRPEYPSVILRPGEVFKSNTIHAFSVKK from the coding sequence ATGCAAACAAATGAAACCAAATCGGGGCTAACCCCGGCTAACTTCTCGGGCAAAGTAGACGGAAAAGATGTACAAATGTATGTTCTTTCCAATAACAAAGGGGCTGAAGCAACCATTATCAATTACGGTGGAAAAATAGTATCGCTTTCTGTTCCCGACAAAAACGGAAAACTAACAGATGTCGTACTGGGACATAATAATCTGGCGGAATACCTGAATTCGGAGGAACCATATTTCGGTGCGGTCTGCGGACGTACGGGAAATCGTATAGCAAAAGGACAGTTTACACTAGATGGTGTGACATATAAGCTGGCTATAAATAACGGGCCTAACAATCTGCATGGCGGATTGAAAGGATTCAATGCCGTAGTATGGGATGCTAAACAAATTGATAATCAAACATTAGAATTAAAATATCTCTCAAAAGACGGTGAAGAGGGATTCCCTGGCAACCTGAATGTAAAAATGACTTATACACTTACAGATAATAATGAATTTTCAATAGATTACGAAGCCACCACTGATAAAGCGACTATCCTTAATCTGACGAACCATTCATATTTCAATCTGTCGGGAGAAGGAGATCCGAGCATAAACGATCATGTACTGATAATGCACGCTTCTAATTACCTCCCTACGGACGATACAGCTATCCCATATGGTAAACCTGAGGCTGTAGTAGGCACACCATTCGACTTTACTACTCCTCATGCGATTGGAGAAAGAATAGAAACTGACTTTGAACAGTTACATTTTGGCAAAGGATATGACCATACTATGATATTGGATAAAAAGGAAGGAGAATGTGCTTTGGCTGTAGAATGCTATTCACCAAAAACAGGTATCCGGATGAATATATCTACGTCCGAACCAGGTGTGCAAATATATACCGGAAACTGGATGACCGGGAACTTCGAGGGTAAACACGGACATCGTTATCCTATGCGTGCTGCTGTTTGCTTCGAAACTCAGCATTTCCCTGACAGTGTTAACAGACCGGAATATCCTAGCGTAATACTACGTCCGGGAGAAGTATTCAAAAGTAATACTATACATGCATTTTCTGTAAAGAAATAA